The following are encoded together in the Theileria orientalis strain Shintoku DNA, chromosome 1, complete genome genome:
- a CDS encoding myosin a yields MDLSTKEKLQTANALKRASSNLAVFDSNGNVLNGTYVWTDMAPAVKENPDIMFAKCLVHHGSTKDVLVCTQVEPPYDKDKKFEVPASNAWNTNSQIDPMTYGDIGMLPQTSIPCVLDFLKHRFHKNQIYSTADPLVVSINPFKDLGNAGQNVIDKYRGAKNLMDMPPHVYYTSRRALENLHDFKYSQTVIVSGESGTGKTQSANMMMRYFASGGTQSGHIQQVVMAFNPVLESFGNAKTIRNNNSSRFGRFMQLDVAPEGGIRYGSIVTFLLEKSRIVTQDDDERSYHIFYQLLRGASEEMRSKFKLLGVSDYNYLNKKCTEINGVSDAKEFEQIMESFEKMNLSQDQKDTVLSVLSGVLLLGNVVIEGEERDGLVDAAVVTNTNVLRDASDLLFLDYDQLVYNLTTKSTNAGGSVIVSPRRRDDSNVLKMSLSKAVYNKLFLWLVNTVNKTIEPPQPFKRFIGLLDIFGFEVFKNNSLEQLFINITNEMLQTNFINIVFKRESQLYREEGISAPELQYSSNADVIDLLCNKGKSILSVLEDQCLAPGGNDLNVTSTCNSQLGSNPKYLKAKQDGYFMVVHTIGPIQYSASGFVNKNKDLLTGELVTLVNASANPLVKQLFEGEVISTGKLAKGMLIGSQFMSQLESLMALINSTDSHFIRCISPNDRMLPMTWNSVRVLLQLHALSVIEALQLRKLGFSYRRPFKDFVEQYYYISPKIGGDKTMSDLDKALALVKEGGLSEGSYAVGKTRMFLTRKAANELTSVVRERLARWAPLADVLEALMVRWNNQKELKKSVKSVVRLQAHLRRLIVDSGVTPKPNQKELDVAKLVKI; encoded by the exons ATGGATCTGAGCACTAAGGAAAAGCTTCAGACTGCCAACGCTCTCAAGCGTGCCTCTTCGAACTTGGCAGTTTTTGACTCGAATggaaatgttttaaat GGTACATATGTTTGGACCGATATGGCTCCTGCGGTCAAGGAGAACCCGGATATCATGTTCGCCAAATGTCTAGTTCATCACGGCTCTACTAAGGATGTCTTAGTTTGTACTCAAGTTGAACCTCCATATGACAAGGATAAG AAGTTTGAAGTTCCCGCCTCCAACGCCTGGAACACCAATAGTCAGATTGACCCGATGACCTACGGCGACATTGGCATGCTTCCACAGACCTCGATTCCCTGCGTGCTCGACTTTTTGAAGCACAGATTCCACAAGAACCAGATATACTCGACTGCGGACCCCTTGGTCGTTTCCATAAACCCCTTCAAGGACCTCGGAAACGCAGGCCAGAACGTGATTGACAAGTACAGGGGCGCCAAGAATTTGATGGACATGCCTCCTCACGTGTACTACACGAGCAGGCGCGCCCTTGAGAACCTCCACGACTTCAAGTACTCCCAGACCGTTATTGTTTCTGGGGAGTCCGGTACCGGAAAGACTCAGTCCGCGAACATGATGATGCGCTACTTCGCCAGTGGCGGCACCCAGAGCGGCCACATACAGCAGGTGGTCATGGCCTTCAACCCCGTGCTCGAGTCGTTTGGTAACGCCAAGACCATAaggaacaacaacagcagcCGTTTCGGACGCTTCATGCAGCTCGACGTGGCCCCTGAGGGCGGCATTCGTTACGGCTCCATCGTGACGTTCCTGCTCGAGAAGTCCAGGATTGTCACTcaggacgacgacgagaGGAGCTACCACATCTTCTACCAGCTGCTCAGGGGCGCCAGCGAGGAGATGAGGAGCAAGTTCAAGCTTCTGGGCGTGAGTGACTACAACTACCTCAACAAGAAGTGCACCGAGATTAACGGGGTCAGCGACGCCAAGGAGTTCGAGCAGATAATGGAGAGCTTTGAGAAGATGAACCTCTCCCAGGACCAGAAGGACACCGTGCTGAGCGTGCTCTCCGGAGTCCTGTTGTTGGGAAACGTGGTCATTGAGGGCGAGGAGCGCGACGGTCTCGTTGACGCCGCCGTTGTGACGAACACCAACGTGCTCCGCGACGCTTCGGATCTTCTGTTCCTCGACTACGACCAGCTGGTCTACAACCTGACCACCAAGAGCACCAACGCAGGCGGCTCAGTCATTGTAAGCCCCAGGAGGAGGGACGACTCGAACGTGCTCAAGATGAGTCTGAGCAAGGCCGTGTACAACAAGCTGTTCCTCTGGCTCGTGAACACCGTCAACAAGACCATCGAGCCCCCGCAGCCCTTCAAGCGTTTCATCGGGCTCCTCGACATCTTCGGCTTCGAGGTCTTCAAGAACAACTCGCTCGAGCAGCTCTTCATCAACATCACCAACGAGATGCTTCAGACCAACTTCATCAACATTGTCTTCAAGAGGGAGTCCCAGCTTTACCGCGAGGAGGGCATTTCCGCCCCTGAGCTCCAGTACAGCTCCAACGCCGACGTCATAGATTTACTCTGCAACAAGGGCAAGTCGATCCTCTCCGTGCTCGAGGACCAGTGCCTTGCCCCCGGCGGTAACGACCTGAACGTTACCAGCACCTGCAACTCTCAGCTCGGCTCTAACCCCAAGTACCTCAAGGCTAAGCAGGACGGCTACTTTATGGTTGTCCACACTATTGGGCCCATCCAGTACTCTGCCAGCGGCTTCGTCAACAAGAACAAGGACCTTCTGACTGGGGAGCTCGTGACTCTCGTCAACGCCAGTGCCAACCCTCTGGTGAAGCAGCTCTTCGAGGGTGAGGTCATCAGCACCGGCAAGCTTGCCAAGGGCATGCTCATTGGGTCCCAGTTCATGAGCCAGCTCGAGTCTCTCATGGCTCTCATCAACAGCACCGACTCTCACTTCATCAGGTGCATTTCTCCCAACGACCGCATGCTTCCCATGACCTGGAACTCCGTGCgtgttcttcttcagcttcacgCTCTTTCTGTCATTGAGGCTCTTCAGCTCAGGAAGCTCGGCTTCTCCTACAGGCGTCCCTTCAAGGACTTTGTTGAGCAGTACTATTACATAAGTCCCAAAATCGGCGGGGACAAGACCATGTCAGACCTCGATAAGGCGCTCGCTCTCGTCAAGGAGGGTGGTTTGTCAGAGGGCAGCTACGCTGTCGGCAAGACCCGGATGTTCCTCACTCGCAAGGCTGCCAACGAACTCACCTCTGTGGTTAGGGAGAGACTCGCCAGGTGGGCTCCTCTTGCTGACGTCCTTGAGGCACTCATGGTCCGCTGGAACAACCAGAAGGAGCTAAAGAAGAGCGTTAAGTCCGTCGTCAGGCTTCAGGCCCACCTCAGAAGACTCATTGTCGACTCCGGGGTCACTCCGAAGCCCAACCAAAAGGAGCTTGACGTTGCCAAActagtaaaaatatga
- a CDS encoding predicted protein has translation MNIGLLSWCKILSLVLLCRLYVAACDHSGSTENSNSQDEGARPIYSSNRNNSNSYGGESKIIYPDRIDSQNRPRDSYRSPKRRYRTGTSRKITDYRYLDNPKMQVQNDEENRHSSHRRERYDSHYTSARSRYEPRMSPVRSRYDPRSTYGSHRYDSHSTDGGTRYDPRMNYLSNKVLMILDLNNTQNPYGYDVKFDGNKTICKSIHPYLFGSVQRGSTILWRSKTGDYPYKVVCKTVDGTDTCKVYFPDYERNIPPARPTRVDVFRRVGDTKFGSEYMAAQVTSGTHDHLGPEMYGQWGQFMGPKHIPTGENQPTPHTSLNVKPDETSVPPDEAAAGDESAAGKPPVDGSAQAQGELAAEDVKKAEGDGMKADVPSAGPGARPSAMPGVWPAAMPGAIPYPMPGFVPGYRPGETEPVSHVEMMSDYFNQSYGPYRRPEFQPVPGYNLPHQSHHHHRSAQTDYHQEPFFHSDPLYDDNYSDNQDYIEFTDYSNPAYPQRPDPMIIDPSGRTGFRSHFAPRDVVVSTDQDRQGAFDVNVDRKKRENLVLTFANKSNVYVLDGYQHSFALNQSNSESGTNDQVSANNANQQIRFNTQDPNRVTLDAGSVRMTFPAQVIDGVPLPTGVQPARSTTQANSNVINDAQNAQASSSAQNQRPAAGASTSANASSQQAPTPQGGNQQPVSIPAPTQQAIRPQPVPQQTPRPQPASQPVTPRPATQSVTPKPATQSVTPKPAGPTQPPARQAAGSSQAQASEGAGSDGDIIFADD, from the coding sequence ATGAATATAGGTTTACTATCAtggtgtaaaatattatcgCTAGTACTTCTCTGCCGACTATACGTAGCCGCTTGTGACCACTCCGGTAGTACTGAGAATTCAAATTCTCAAGACGAAGGTGCCAGACCTATATACTCCTCCAACAGAAACAACTCAAACAGCTATGGAGGCGAATCAAAGATCATATACCCGGACAGAATCGATTCACAGAACCGTCCACGCGACTCCTACCGTTCGCCTAAGCGAAGGTACCGCACAGGCACCTCCAGGAAAATCACCGACTACAGATATTTGGACAACCCCAAGATGCAGGTCCAAAACGACGAGGAGAATCGACACTCGTCCCACCGTCGCGAAAGGTACGACTCACATTATACCTCTGCGAGATCCAGATATGAACCACGTATGTCCCCCGTAAGATCAAGGTACGACCCCCGTAGTACCTATGGAAGTCACAGGTATGACTCACATAGTACCGATGGAGGAACGAGGTATGATCCTCGCATGAATTATTTGAGTAATAAAGTGTTGATGATTTTAGACCTCAATAACACACAGAATCCATACGGGTACGATGTAAAGTTTGACGGGAACAAGACAATTTGTAAGTCTATTCACCCCTACCTGTTTGGTTCTGTGCAAAGGGGCAGCACAATTCTTTGGAGGTCAAAGACAGGTGACTATCCTTACAAGGTGGTTTGCAAAACCGTTGACGGAACTGACACGTGCAAGGTATACTTCCCAGACTACGAGAGGAACATTCCTCCCGCGAGGCCCACTCGCGTGGACGTTTTCAGGAGAGTAGGTGACACAAAATTCGGTTCTGAATACATGGCCGCACAAGTTACTTCAGGCACTCACGATCACTTGGGTCCGGAAATGTACGGACAATGGGGACAGTTCATGGGTCCCAAACACATACCCACGGGTGAAAATCAACCCACTCCACACACATCGCTTAATGTAAAACCAGATGAAACATCTGTCCCACCAGACGAGGCAGCAGCTGGAGATGAGTCAGCAGCAGGAAAACCGCCAGTGGATGGATCTGCCCAAGCACAAGGAGAACTTGCAGCTGAAGACGTTAAAAAGGCTGAGGGCGATGGGATGAAGGCCGATGTACCATCCGCTGGTCCAGGCGCTAGACCGTCTGCGATGCCAGGTGTTTGGCCAGCTGCTATGCCAGGAGCTATCCCATATCCAATGCCAGGTTTTGTCCCAGGTTATCGTCCCGGTGAAACGGAACCTGTAAGCCACGTTGAAATGATGTCAGACTACTTCAACCAGTCCTACGGGCCATACCGACGTCCAGAATTTCAGCCAGTGCCAGGCTATAATTTGCCACATCAATCGCATCACCACCACAGATCGGCACAGACCGACTATCACCAAGAACCATTTTTCCATTCAGATCCTCTTTATGACGACAATTACAGCGACAACCAGGATTACATTGAATTTACTGATTATTCAAATCCTGCGTATCCACAAAGACCCGATCCGATGATAATTGATCCTTCCGGAAGGACTGGCTTCAGGTCACACTTCGCCCCCAGGGACGTTGTAGTGTCCACAGATCAAGACAGGCAGGGTGCGTTTGACGTTAACGTTGACCGCAAGAAGCGCGAAAACCTTGTCTTGACGTTCGCAAACAAGTCTAACGTGTACGTGTTAGACGGGTATCAACACTCGTTTGCACTCAACCAGTCCAACAGTGAGTCAGGCACAAACGACCAGGTCTCAGCAAATAACGCAAACCAGCAAATTAGATTCAATACTCAGGATCCAAACCGGGTAACGTTAGACGCAGGGTCTGTGCGGATGACCTTTCCCGCCCAGGTAATAGACGGAGTTCCACTGCCAACGGGAGTTCAGCCAGCTAGAAGTACTACCCAGGCAAATTCAAACGTGATTAATGACGCACAGAATGCTCAAGCTTCATCATCTGCACAGAATCAAAGACCCGCCGCAGGTGCAAGCACAAGCGCCAATGCATCTAGTCAGCAGGCACCAACTCCACAGGGCGGTAATCAGCAGCCAGTAAGTATACCTGCACCGACTCAACAAGCCATCAGACCTCAACCGGTACCTCAACAGACACCTAGACCCCAACCTGCATCTCAGCCAGTGACACCAAGGCCTGCTACTCAATCGGTCACACCAAAGCCAGCTACGCAATCGGTTACACCAAAACCAGCCGGACCAACTCAACCACCAGCCCGTCAAGCAGCAGGTTCTAGTCAAGCTCAGGCATCAGAAGGTGCGGGATCGGACGGAGACATTATATTTGCTGATGAttaa
- a CDS encoding uncharacterized protein (protein of unknown function DUF529 repeat containing protein): protein MEMWNNIQSRVDLSYNSTIDVGDSLFIELCLYLMLQFSSQSGSGGSTGQTQSKGGASSGQSASTPAGGASTPRSGTQQPSSQPANEGTGTSPTSGGGTPPASPASGTDGSAKASETTNKTGVELSLKATASTDQFDHNKNNKIVTYTAKDTYGFKSVKTGDTVVWSTTNASEYASKVVLNGKGNKKKENEAKGKPWNDVSSEKTGIELNLESSEGTDEYDRKEDNNKRDITFTPKDSKAFKLVKKGNDEIWKTDKADQFASKVELHNYEHDGEHDVTITLPDQKTKKFIKPHKESWKEIDPNGKTTVTMNVHSEKESCKYSITVEGTKRTYEAKAGIVFNNVLEWDGSTKYDIWSTSNQAEFSKKVVREDKKVTIHIGDDGTSTKTFNKGADNKWIAAT, encoded by the exons atgGAA ATGTGGAATAACATACAATCAAGAGTGGACCTCTCATATAACAGTACGATCGACGTTGGAGATTCTCTGTTTATCGAACTGTGTTTGTACCTAATGCTACAATTTTCCAG CCAATCTGGATCCGGTGGTTCAACTGGACAAACTCAGTCAAAAGGTGGAGCAAGTAGTGGTCAATCAGCTAGTACACCAGCAGGAGGAGCATCTACACCTAGGAGTGGTACTCAACAACCTTCAAGTCAACCAGCTAATGAAGGTACTGGTACAAGTCCAACATCGGGAGGTGGCACTCCACCAGCCAGTCCTGCCAGTGGTACCGATGGTAGTGCTAAAGCTAGTGAAACTACTAATAAGACGGGAGTTGAACTTAGTCTTAAAGCTACAGCTTCTACTGACCAGTTTGAtcacaataaaaataataaaatagtcACTTATACGGCTAAAGATACCTATGGTTTCAAATCGGTTAAAACAGGTGATACTGTTGTCTGGAGCACTACTAATGCCAGTGAGTATGCCAGTAAAGTAGTTCTGAATGGCAAGGGTAATaagaaaaaagaaaacG AAGCGAAGGGTAAGCCTTGGAATGATGTGAGTTCGGAAAAAACGGGAattgaattaaatttggaaaGTTCTGAAGGAACCGATGAATACGATCGTAAAgaagataataataaaagggATATAACTTTTACTCCCAAAGATAGCAAAGCCTTTAAATTGGTTAAAAAGGGTAATGATGAAATATGGAAGACAGACAAGGCCGACCAATTTGCAAGTAAAGTGGAGTTACATAATTATGAACATGATGGTGAGCACGATGTTACCATTACACTTCCTGATCAAAAGACCAAGAAGTTTATTAAACCTCATAAAGAATCATGGAAAGAAATTGACCCTAATGGAAAAACAACCGTAACAATGAATGTTCACTCTGAAAAGGAGAGCTGTAAGTACAGTATTACAGTAGAAGGGACGAAAAGAACATACGAAGCCAAGGCTGGAATCGTTTTTAATAACGTCTTGGAATGGGATGGATCAACTAAATACGATATATGGTCAACCAGTAACCAGGCTGAATTTTCAAAGAAAGTGGTGAGAGAGGATAAGAAAGTAACGATACACATTGGAGATGATGGTACTTCCACTAAGACGTTTAACAAAGGTGCAGATAATAAATGGATAGCAGCCACTTGA
- a CDS encoding uncharacterized protein (histone-fold domain containing protein), with translation MSDRVIPNYRIKRILEIDEHMPRMNKKALYTLGKSLKIFLQEYAKDIHKHIVNTGSSYPVKPQHIVNVSFDPRFIKYEFLTHAKQIIETQEHETESINKLMNSEHKHKSGSTSSHLKTEMVDDLSKKVDTNSYISNVECKINNTSGKSSVTNTGLKRNGKSPGKTADKRQKNSILSYFTTK, from the exons ATGAGTGATAGAGTAATTCCTAACTATCGAATCAAGAGGATTCTAGAAATAGATGAGCATATGCCCCGTATGAACAAAAAGGCTTTGTATACCCTCGGAAAGTCACTG aaaatatttttacaagAGTACGCAAAGgatatacacaaacatataGTAAATACGGGATCTTCTTACCCAGTAAAACCACAACACATAG TTAATGTTTCATTCGACCCAAGGTTTATTAAGTACGAGTTTCTCACACACGCGAAGCAGATTATAGAGACACAGGAACATGAAACGGAATCcatcaataaattaatgaattCGGAGCATAAACATAAAAGTGGGTCTACTAGCAGTCACTTAAAAACGGAGATGGTCGATGATTTATCGAAGAAAGTCGATACAAATAGTTATATTTCGAATGTagagtgtaaaataaataatacgAGTGGCAAAAGTAGTGTTACGAACACTGGGCTTAAGAGAAATGGTAAATCCCCGGGAAAAACTGCCGATAAGAGACAAAAAAACTCCATTCTCAGCTACTTTACAACCAAGTAA
- a CDS encoding ribosomal protein S15 — translation MGRMYGKGKGISSSSIPYGRKPPSWLKTKPFEVEEQIAKLAKKGQTPSQIGVSLRDSMAIPQVKAVTNNKILRILKAQGLAPEIPEDLYFLIKKAVSMRKHMEHNLNDKDSKFRLILVESRIHRLARYYKKKRQLPATWKYQASTAGTLLA, via the exons ATGGGACGTATGTATGGGAAGGGAAAGGGTATCTCGTCGTCGAGTATCCCCTACGGCAGAAAGCCCCCGTCATGGCTGAAGACGAAGCCTTTCGAGGTGGAGGAACAAATAGCCAAACTGGCGAAAAAGGGACAGACGCCGTCCCAAATCGGCGTTTCACTCCGTGATTCCATGGCCATTCCGCAAGTTAAGGCGGTAACAAACAACAAGATCCTTAGAATCCTAAAAGCCCAAG GCCTCGCTCCTGAGATTCCCGAGGACCTCTACTTCCTCATAAAGAAGGCTGTTTCCATGAGGAAGCACATGGAGCACAACCTGAACGACAAGGACTCCAAGTTCAGGCTCATCTTGGTGGAGTCCAGGATCCACAGACTCGCCAGATACTACAAGAAGAAGCGCCAGCTGCCAGCGACCTGGAAGTATCAGGCGTCCACAGCTGGAACTCTGCTCGCCTAA
- a CDS encoding uncharacterized protein (riboflavin kinase domain containing protein) translates to MTNLSNCSKILNTYLIIDSDDLFFNYKSCFINLLGTIANAIEDNLISPWNISINDTTHTNTNTSNHNILSQSIRDIIRLLLKLESLDSKHINDTLAILSKILNKNETATDSKLNSLCNIFNNASLYSIFVENNKFVKKYNKKLNYVNVAKLINFVYDLVLLGFYNNTSVFEGYNCTSSNGKGISTDRRFNNVDFTICELISNRVPSKCKFIFVTSLPSVLAEFLTIKEFLPAMSKCCTIVSHLDEVPQSVLKSAFESYKIVSTNDSFISKVKERNNCSAFLQMFNSNQNVVKSMISRPNYRKVDLLSRLDSDVTGTIGSYLQLSNKITLIGTVFPGNGRGWPLLGIPTANLRCENVPHLITGNIGISNDVAGVYIGYAYVAGNSEVARDRKLDAIVSIGFNPHFFGENYSIETYLYHEFRHSLLDQQIHLTIEGYLRTDSKFDSLESLIQAIQQDLHLHKAIMDATC, encoded by the exons ATGActaatttatcaaattgttcaaagattttaaatacatatttaataatcGATTCtgatgatttattttttaattataaaagttgttttattaatctaTTGGGTACGATTGCTAATGCTATTGAAGACAATTTAATATCTCCATGGAATATTAGTATAAACGACACTACtcatacaaatacaaacactTCTAATCACAATATATTATCACAGTCAATTAGGGATATCATACGGCTGCTTTTGAAATTAGAATCCCTTGATTCTAAACACATTAATGACACACTAGCCATTTTgagtaaaattttaaacaaaaacgaAACCGCCACCGACTCAAAACTTAACTCACtctgtaacatatttaacaacGCAAGTTTGTACTCGATTTTTGTTGAAAACAACAagtttgtaaaaaaatataataaaaaattaaactatgTAAATGTAGCCAAATTAATCAATTTTGTTTACGACTTGGTCTTACTAGGATTTTATAACAACACAAGCGTTTTTGAAGGTTACAACTGCACAAGTAGTAATGGCAAGGGAATTAGCACCGACAGAAGATTCAACAACGTTGACTTTACAATATGTGAACTGATATCAAATAGAGTGCCTTCGAAATGTAAATTCATATTCGTAACTTCACTGCCATCTGTTCTCGCCGAGTTCTTAACAATTAAAG AGTTTTTGCCAGCAATGTCGAAATGTTGTACAATAGTTTCGCACCTCGACGAGGTGCCACAGTCTGTTTTAAAGAGCGCATTCGAGTCATATAAAATCGTATCGACCAATGATTCGTTTATAAGTAAAGTAAAAG AACGTAACAATTGTTCAGCATTTCTGCAAATGTTCAACAGTAATCAAAATGTAGTTAAATCGATGATCAGTAGACCGAATTACAG AAAGGTTGATCTCCTAAGTCGTTTGGATTCAGACGTTACTGGCACAATAGGATCATATCTGCAACTGAG CAATAAAATAACGCTGATCGGGACCGTCTTCCCAGGAAATGGACGCGGATGGCCACTCTTAGGGATTCCAACAGCAAACTTACGGTGTGAAAACGTACCACACCTAATCACAGGTAACATAGGAATT AGTAATGATGTGGCAGGCGTATACATCGGATACGCGTATGTTGCAGGAAATTCAGAGGTGGCCAGGGACCGGAAACTCGACGCAATCGTCTCAATCGGGTTCAACCCGCACTTCTTTGGCGAAAACTACTCAATAGAGACGTACCTGTACCACGAGTTCAGGCACTCGCTGCTGGACCAGCAGATACACCTCACCATTGAGGGGTATTTGAGAACTGACTCAAAGTTCGACTCGCTGGAATCGCTGATACAGGCAATTCAGCAAGACCTACACCTGCATAAGGCAATTATGGACGCCACCTGCTGA